The following are encoded in a window of Candidatus Eremiobacterota bacterium genomic DNA:
- a CDS encoding M15 family metallopeptidase translates to MGSDDNDFTIDAVQDAGSYRSQTTQPDDNAMPQKEAASAESANKSGLSQVAPSDQEESQGSEASKTDRVSISREIKGPEKSSKSTADSLKAFSESWNGVNKDKEKNNDNDKESGSLKEIHKRLENNSEIKNRIKDLDDTSRASVSTAAEDAYRKAKKEGAEDWKALRAATEAGNEKSKEAKRDSDRSKEIENLSPGDRERADKIRQRSVSEGNAQEKSPEEIKKTADKAVDAQLNNMKREKALDESISKMNDEQRETMRREMDKAYVAAMRQGMDDEQCKKEAVDRGRVVEKIDGSKSLSSGMKDMNQDEKGSVYQASHDSYKQEMQKSGDERKSMQNAEESARKTGRDIQKDHSSLKELQRAIENGSTTRQQYKSFDEKEKTSVSTVAEEAYKSARQKGESNDKAVKAAKEAASARVNEIQGNHNRIKEMEKLDPAMRERVQGAMQQASQNARLGGSNDIEQERAAGRAGDQEIKDIGNEQFVEKYKGKMSEEDQKAVDKASQEAYNKAISEGKSPQDAKREGTGAAMEKVEPSKTLPPLEVPKGYSEKTKTFGEPGSHQTKMKMPAGKNGEMIEVTCHEKLAERMKTMFEEVRDRGKSHLLKQDFGGCSYYRDTTGGGSLSNHSWGIAFDVNAGQPGNGFNTSYPTEDQNQLAEIFEKYGFKQLKNDRMHFEYCTGS, encoded by the coding sequence ATGGGGAGCGATGATAACGACTTCACGATAGATGCTGTTCAGGATGCAGGCAGTTACCGCAGCCAGACAACTCAGCCTGACGACAATGCCATGCCGCAGAAAGAGGCGGCGTCTGCCGAGAGCGCCAATAAATCAGGACTTTCACAGGTGGCGCCCTCAGACCAGGAGGAGAGCCAGGGCAGCGAAGCATCAAAGACTGATAGGGTCTCAATATCAAGGGAAATAAAAGGACCCGAAAAAAGCTCAAAAAGCACTGCGGATTCCCTCAAAGCTTTCAGTGAAAGCTGGAACGGGGTGAATAAGGACAAAGAGAAGAACAATGATAACGATAAAGAGAGCGGCAGCCTGAAAGAGATACACAAGAGGCTCGAAAATAACAGCGAGATTAAAAACAGAATAAAGGATCTTGATGATACCTCCAGGGCATCGGTGAGCACGGCCGCAGAAGATGCTTACAGGAAGGCAAAAAAAGAGGGTGCAGAGGACTGGAAGGCTTTAAGGGCCGCAACAGAAGCAGGAAATGAAAAGTCAAAAGAGGCAAAAAGGGACAGCGACAGGTCAAAAGAAATAGAAAACCTGAGCCCCGGCGACAGGGAAAGAGCCGATAAGATCAGGCAGCGATCAGTTTCAGAGGGGAATGCCCAGGAAAAATCCCCCGAAGAAATAAAAAAGACGGCCGATAAAGCCGTTGACGCGCAGCTGAATAATATGAAGCGTGAGAAGGCTCTTGACGAATCCATTTCAAAGATGAACGATGAACAGAGGGAAACCATGAGGCGCGAAATGGATAAGGCCTATGTTGCTGCAATGCGCCAGGGTATGGATGATGAACAGTGCAAAAAAGAAGCCGTTGACAGGGGCAGGGTTGTTGAAAAGATAGATGGTTCTAAGTCTTTAAGCTCAGGCATGAAGGATATGAACCAGGATGAAAAAGGATCAGTCTATCAGGCTTCTCACGATTCCTATAAACAGGAAATGCAGAAGAGCGGCGATGAGCGGAAGTCCATGCAGAATGCCGAGGAGTCTGCCAGAAAGACAGGCAGGGACATCCAGAAGGATCATTCCAGCCTGAAAGAGCTCCAGAGAGCCATTGAAAATGGAAGCACCACCAGGCAGCAGTACAAGAGCTTTGATGAAAAGGAAAAGACTTCAGTCAGCACTGTTGCAGAGGAAGCCTATAAATCGGCAAGACAAAAAGGTGAGAGCAATGATAAGGCCGTGAAAGCGGCGAAAGAGGCGGCATCGGCAAGAGTAAATGAGATTCAGGGGAATCACAATCGAATCAAGGAGATGGAAAAACTCGATCCCGCAATGAGAGAGAGAGTTCAGGGCGCCATGCAGCAGGCATCGCAGAATGCCCGGCTCGGTGGATCAAATGATATCGAGCAGGAGAGGGCTGCAGGCAGAGCCGGAGATCAGGAAATAAAAGACATCGGAAACGAGCAGTTCGTTGAGAAGTACAAAGGCAAAATGAGCGAAGAGGATCAGAAAGCAGTGGATAAGGCCTCTCAGGAGGCTTACAATAAAGCCATCAGTGAAGGTAAAAGCCCTCAGGATGCAAAAAGAGAGGGAACAGGCGCAGCCATGGAAAAGGTCGAGCCGTCAAAAACCTTGCCGCCTCTTGAGGTACCTAAAGGATACAGCGAGAAAACAAAGACCTTCGGTGAACCGGGATCACATCAGACGAAAATGAAAATGCCGGCAGGCAAAAATGGAGAGATGATTGAGGTGACCTGCCATGAGAAGCTTGCCGAGAGAATGAAGACCATGTTTGAAGAGGTCAGGGACAGAGGCAAATCCCATCTTCTCAAGCAGGATTTTGGCGGATGCTCTTACTATCGTGATACTACCGGTGGCGGGTCTCTCAGCAATCATTCCTGGGGCATCGCCTTTGATGTGAATGCCGGACAGCCGGGAAATGGATTTAATACCTCATATCCGACAGAGGACCAGAACCAGCTTGCAGAGATATTTGAAAAATACGGCTTCAAGCAGCTGAAAAATGATCGCATGCACTTTGAATACTGCACAGGGAGCTAA
- a CDS encoding galactokinase — MQQIYGQLQENFKKIFGAHDHPRYFFAPGRVNLIGEHTDYNGGNVFPCALDIGTYALALPRKDEVIRCYSENFPATGIIDFTLDSLIKEDRHDWANYPKGVLRVMADKGHRLSNGLDILFYGTIPNGAGLSSSASIEVLMATVVRHYGNFADLPGEELALLCQKAENQFIGVKCGIMDQFVIAMGKTDHAILLDCNTLSYQYAPLKLGEHLIVIANTNKKRGLAESRYNERRAECDHALSQLQTRVPVKSLCELDVAQLEKVRDVVTSPVEYKRVFHAVSENQRTLAAFKALQINDLTTFGELMNQSHISLRDYYEVTGKELDSLAAAAWNHTGCTGSRMTGAGFGGCTVSLVNKNQVDDFIRCVGADYRHSTGLEADFYVVKAGNGAGEINQELSHETPGISSKSL; from the coding sequence ATGCAGCAAATTTATGGACAGCTTCAGGAAAATTTCAAAAAAATATTCGGGGCTCACGATCACCCGCGTTATTTCTTCGCGCCCGGCCGCGTAAATCTTATTGGTGAGCATACTGATTATAACGGCGGCAATGTTTTCCCATGCGCCCTGGATATTGGCACCTATGCACTGGCACTCCCCCGGAAAGATGAGGTCATTCGCTGCTATTCCGAAAATTTCCCCGCAACCGGAATCATTGACTTCACGCTGGACAGCCTGATTAAGGAAGACCGGCACGACTGGGCAAACTACCCTAAAGGCGTGCTCAGGGTCATGGCAGATAAAGGTCATAGGCTCAGCAATGGTCTTGATATTCTGTTTTACGGCACTATTCCGAATGGCGCCGGATTATCTTCTTCCGCATCAATCGAGGTATTGATGGCAACTGTTGTGAGACATTACGGCAATTTTGCGGATTTACCGGGTGAAGAGCTTGCCCTGCTCTGCCAGAAGGCAGAGAACCAGTTCATCGGGGTAAAGTGCGGGATCATGGATCAATTCGTCATTGCAATGGGAAAAACGGATCATGCGATTCTATTGGATTGCAATACTCTCTCGTATCAATACGCTCCCCTGAAGCTTGGCGAGCACCTGATCGTGATTGCCAATACCAACAAGAAACGAGGCCTGGCAGAATCCAGGTATAATGAGCGCCGTGCTGAATGCGACCATGCTTTATCTCAGCTGCAGACCAGGGTGCCGGTTAAATCCTTATGTGAGCTGGATGTGGCACAGTTGGAAAAGGTGAGAGACGTGGTAACCAGTCCCGTGGAATATAAGCGGGTGTTTCATGCGGTAAGCGAGAACCAGCGCACCCTGGCCGCATTTAAAGCCCTGCAGATAAATGATTTGACCACCTTCGGCGAACTTATGAATCAGTCGCATATTTCACTTCGTGATTATTATGAAGTAACCGGCAAAGAATTGGACAGCCTGGCGGCAGCAGCCTGGAATCATACCGGATGTACCGGCTCACGAATGACAGGAGCCGGTTTCGGCGGGTGCACCGTAAGCCTGGTAAACAAGAATCAGGTTGATGATTTCATCAGGTGTGTCGGTGCTGATTACAGGCACTCCACAGGCTTGGAGGCGGATTTCTATGTGGTAAAAGCCGGGAATGGCGCCGGTGAAATAAATCAGGAGTTATCTCATGAAACACCAGGCATCAGCAGCAAATCTCTATGA